From the genome of Streptomyces spinoverrucosus:
GAGAGCGCGCGGGCCATGGAGACGATCTGCTGCTGGGCGGCCGACAGCTCGCCGACGAGACGCCCGGGGTCGATCTCCGGATGCCCAAGTCTCTTCAGCAGCAGGGCAGTCGACTCCTTCGCCGTCCCGCGTCGTACGACGAAGCCGGCGGCCGTGGGTTCATGGCCGAGGTGAACGTTCTCGGCGACCGACAGGTGCTCCACCAGGTCGAGTTCCTGGTAGATGGTGGCGATGCCGAGGCGCATGGCGGCGATCGGCGAGCGCAGGGTGACCGGTTCGCCGCGCCAGTTGATGGTGCCGGTGTCGGGCTGGTGGGCACCGGCCAGGACCTTGATGAGGGTGGACTTCCCGGCGCCGTTCTGGCCGAGCAGACAGTGCACTTCACCGGCCTGGACGTCGAGGTCGACGCCGTCCAGGGCGCGGACGCCGGGGAACGACTTGGTGATGCCGGACATGCTGAGCAGCGGTGGTTCTGGTGCCATGGTTGGTTCCCCTTGGCTGGCGTGCGGGCCGGTGTCAGGGCAGGGCAGAGCAGGGAGGGGGTGCTGGTGGTGCCGTAACTGCGAGAGGTTTACGCGGGTGAGAACAAGTGGTCGCTGATCAGCCGGGCCGCGCCGATGACTCCGGCGGTGGGGCCCAGCTCGCCCAGGACGATGGGCAGGTTGCCGGTCGCCAGCGGCAGCGACTGGCGGTAGACCTGGGTGCGGATGGCGGCGAGCAGGTTGTGGCCGAGGCCGGTCACCCCGCCGCCGATCACCACCAGGCCGGGGTTGAAGAAGCTGACCAGGCCGGCGATGACCTGGCCGGTGCGGTTGCCGCCCTCACGGATCAGTTCGAGGGCGGTGGCGTCGCCCGCGGCGGCCGCGGCGGCGACGTCGACGGCGGTGAGGCTGCCGTTCGTCTCCAGCCGGGTCGCGAGTTCGGCCGACTGCCCTTGCTGGGCGGCCTCCAACGCGTCCCGGGCGAGGGCCGCGCCGCTGAAGTGGGCTTCCAGGCAGCCCCGGTTGCCGCAGGCGCACGGACGTCCGTCGGGCACGGCCTGGATGTGCCCGATGTCGCCCGCGGAACCCGTCGTGCCGCGGTGGACCGCGCCGCCGACGACGATGCCGCAGCCGATGCCCGTGCCGATCTTGACGCAGAGGAAGTCGCCCACGGAGCGGGCGACGCCCGCGTGCATCTCCCCCATCGCCATCAGGTTCACGTCGTTGTCGACCATGACCGGGCAGCCGAGTTCCTGACTGAGCGCCTCCCGCACGGGGAAGCCGTCCCAGCCGGGCATGATCGGCGGCGCCACGGGGACGCCCTCCGGGAAGCGGACGGGGCCCGGGACGCCGATGCCGGCGCCGTCGAAGCCCTCCGCGAGCCCTGAGGCCCGCAACTTGGCGGCCATGGACAGCACTTGCTCGAAGACCGCGACGGGACCTTCGCGCACCTCCATCGGCTGGGTGATGTGCCCCAGGATCTCCAGCTCCGCGTTGGTGACCGCGACGTCGATGGAGGTCGCGCCGATGTCGACGCCGAGGAAGCGCAGGTTCGGTGCGAGCCGGATGTTGTGCGAGCGTCGGCCGCCGCGAGAGGCGGCGAGGCCGTCGGCGACGATCAGGCCCGTCTCCAGGAGCCGGTCCACCTCCACGGCCAGCTTGGACCGCGAGAGGTCGACCTGATCGCCCAGCTGGGCCCGGGAGTTGGGCCCGCCGTCGCGCAACAGCTTCAGCAGCCTGGCCTGGTGGGCGTTCGCGGGTCGTGCGGTCATACGTCTCACGAGCCCCTCCCCGCCTCGAATCGGCCATCGCTGTCCGGCTTTCGAGGGGAAAGTAGCAGCGGCTGCCGGGAGTGGGAAGAAGGTGCGCAGGAATTGCCGCAGACTTTTTCCACTGACAGGACAAAGAGAGGGTGGCGAGGCCGCGCTCACGCTCAGTGACCAGGGGTATTACCTCGCGGGTAATCGACCTGCGGGCGGTATTGGCGCAGGGTGGTGACCGTTCGGACTCCCACCCCCGGAGGTGCTCCCCCCATGACCGACGACGCCGGCACGACCAGCCCGAACGCCCTGCTGGCCGCGCTCCCCTTCGCCGAGGAGCTGGGGATGAGCCTGGAGGAGGCGACGCCGGAACGGGTGGTGGCCGGCCTCGCCTGGGCGCCGCGGCTGTGCACGGCGGGCGGTGTGCTGCACGGGGGTGCGCTGATGACCCTCGCGGACACGGCGGGCGCGGTGTGCGCCTTCCTCAACCTGCCGCCGGGTGCGGCCACGTCGACGGTGGAGTCGGGCACCCACTTCTTCCGTGCGGTGCGCTCCGGCACCGTCCGCGCGGAGGCGCGCCCGCTGCATGTGGGGCGGTCCTTCGTCGTCGTGGAGACGCGGGTGCGGGACGAGCAGGGGCGTGCGGTGGGGCGGACCACTCAGACGCAGGCGGTGCTGGGCGGCACATGAGAACGCCCGCACGACGATCGGCGTCGCGTGCCGGGCCCCGCGACGCCGACATGATCCGAACGACCGGCTCTAGGTACGCGGACGTGCGTGGTACGACTTGCGTGTGTGCTCGGTGTGGCCCCGCATGATCTCCGTGGCCCGCCGCTCG
Proteins encoded in this window:
- a CDS encoding ROK family transcriptional regulator → MTARPANAHQARLLKLLRDGGPNSRAQLGDQVDLSRSKLAVEVDRLLETGLIVADGLAASRGGRRSHNIRLAPNLRFLGVDIGATSIDVAVTNAELEILGHITQPMEVREGPVAVFEQVLSMAAKLRASGLAEGFDGAGIGVPGPVRFPEGVPVAPPIMPGWDGFPVREALSQELGCPVMVDNDVNLMAMGEMHAGVARSVGDFLCVKIGTGIGCGIVVGGAVHRGTTGSAGDIGHIQAVPDGRPCACGNRGCLEAHFSGAALARDALEAAQQGQSAELATRLETNGSLTAVDVAAAAAAGDATALELIREGGNRTGQVIAGLVSFFNPGLVVIGGGVTGLGHNLLAAIRTQVYRQSLPLATGNLPIVLGELGPTAGVIGAARLISDHLFSPA
- a CDS encoding PaaI family thioesterase, which gives rise to MTDDAGTTSPNALLAALPFAEELGMSLEEATPERVVAGLAWAPRLCTAGGVLHGGALMTLADTAGAVCAFLNLPPGAATSTVESGTHFFRAVRSGTVRAEARPLHVGRSFVVVETRVRDEQGRAVGRTTQTQAVLGGT